From Patescibacteria group bacterium, a single genomic window includes:
- a CDS encoding Hsp20/alpha crystallin family protein: protein MGNFFKKLAGFDNRIDNKAGEKGDPEENSELESAEASEENGWIDEDYEEGQLSIDVYQTPEAIVVKSTIAGVKPEDIDISINNDMLTIRGKREENEKIEDENYLYRECYWGSFSRSIILPVEVKAEEIEAILENGVLTIILPRSRAAKQISVKIKEK from the coding sequence ATGGGAAATTTTTTTAAAAAACTAGCCGGCTTTGATAACAGAATTGATAATAAGGCGGGAGAGAAAGGCGACCCGGAGGAAAATTCGGAATTAGAGAGCGCGGAGGCAAGCGAAGAAAATGGGTGGATAGATGAAGATTACGAAGAAGGCCAGCTGTCTATTGATGTTTACCAAACACCCGAAGCGATTGTGGTGAAATCCACTATCGCCGGGGTCAAACCGGAGGATATAGATATCTCCATAAACAATGATATGCTGACTATTAGGGGCAAAAGGGAGGAAAACGAAAAAATAGAAGATGAAAACTATTTGTATCGGGAGTGTTATTGGGGTTCTTTTTCCCGTTCCATAATCCTACCCGTGGAAGTCAAGGCTGAAGAAATTGAGGCAATCCTGGAAAACGGCGTTTTGACAATCATTCTGCCTCGATCCAGAGCTGCCAAGCAAATCTCCGTTAAGATAAAAGAAAAATAA
- a CDS encoding DUF3006 domain-containing protein, with the protein MEYPLTIDRFENEKAVLKTEDGETIVWPKNMLPAGAKEGMILAFTVIGDEEKEKNKKELAKDILNELLNTGKD; encoded by the coding sequence ATGGAATATCCATTGACAATTGACCGTTTTGAAAATGAAAAAGCTGTTTTAAAAACCGAAGATGGAGAGACGATTGTTTGGCCAAAAAATATGCTGCCGGCCGGAGCAAAAGAAGGAATGATTTTGGCTTTTACGGTTATTGGGGACGAGGAAAAAGAAAAAAATAAAAAAGAACTGGCCAAAGATATTTTAAACGAACTCTTAAATACGGGAAAAGATTGA